A genomic stretch from Sulfuriferula thiophila includes:
- a CDS encoding DEAD/DEAH box helicase has protein sequence MSFETLGLNESLVQALADSGYTQATPIQLEAIPLILEGHDVLASAQTGTGKTAAFMLPALEKLSTPSPVAGRGPRILVLTPTRELALQVTAAAEKYSKHLRRVKVVSILGGMPYPIQNKMLSQPFEVLVATPGRLIDHIERGRIDFSRLEMLILDEADRMLDMGFFDDVERIAMATPATRQTVMFSATFEGNIARLATQLLKTPKRIEIAHQQARHENITQHMHYVDDLSHKNRVLTHLVNDVDINQAIIFTATKRDADSLADDLQAAGHKVAALHGDMHQGARTRTITQMRHGSIRLLVATDVAARGLDVPGITHVINYDLPKNPEDYVHRIGRTGRAGATGIAVSLASPRDSMQLKRIERFTGQLIPAQVIEGLEPKLKPRTGAPSGGRPSTGGRGRPSGQGEQRRSGSGYGNGGNANSSGYGNGGNGGNSNGYANSSNAGAGNRSGNTSANGNSWGQPANTTGAAPRRDSAPRPAGSGGARRDGQGAGGGFKSGTSGNRSNGNRSWS, from the coding sequence GTGTCTTTCGAAACCCTAGGTCTCAATGAATCCCTCGTCCAAGCACTTGCTGATTCAGGTTACACCCAAGCAACTCCTATCCAATTAGAAGCCATCCCGTTGATTCTGGAAGGTCATGATGTTCTGGCATCCGCACAAACAGGTACCGGCAAAACGGCTGCGTTCATGTTGCCTGCGCTGGAAAAGCTTTCTACCCCTAGCCCTGTGGCTGGTCGTGGTCCGCGTATCCTGGTATTGACTCCAACACGTGAGCTTGCATTGCAAGTTACTGCCGCTGCTGAGAAATACAGCAAGCATTTACGTCGCGTTAAAGTGGTCAGTATTCTGGGTGGTATGCCTTACCCAATTCAAAACAAAATGTTGTCACAGCCGTTTGAAGTGCTGGTAGCAACGCCTGGTCGTCTGATCGATCATATCGAACGCGGCCGTATCGACTTTTCCCGTCTGGAAATGCTGATTCTTGATGAAGCTGACCGTATGCTGGATATGGGTTTCTTTGATGACGTAGAGCGTATTGCGATGGCGACTCCTGCGACACGTCAAACCGTGATGTTCTCCGCAACGTTTGAAGGCAATATTGCCCGACTGGCTACCCAGTTGCTGAAAACCCCGAAACGTATCGAAATTGCACATCAGCAGGCTCGCCACGAAAACATCACTCAGCATATGCATTATGTTGACGATTTGTCACACAAGAATCGCGTGTTAACGCATCTGGTTAATGATGTGGATATCAATCAGGCAATTATCTTCACTGCTACCAAGCGTGATGCGGATAGCCTGGCCGATGATTTGCAAGCAGCGGGTCATAAAGTTGCTGCATTGCACGGTGATATGCATCAAGGTGCACGTACCCGTACTATCACTCAAATGCGTCACGGTTCGATCCGTTTGCTGGTTGCGACTGACGTAGCTGCGCGTGGTCTGGATGTGCCGGGTATTACTCACGTGATTAACTACGATTTGCCTAAGAATCCGGAAGATTACGTTCACCGTATCGGTCGTACCGGCCGTGCAGGTGCGACGGGTATTGCTGTGTCGTTGGCTAGCCCGCGTGATTCCATGCAGTTGAAGCGCATTGAGCGTTTTACTGGCCAATTGATTCCTGCGCAGGTAATTGAGGGTCTTGAGCCTAAGCTCAAACCACGCACTGGTGCGCCGAGTGGCGGCCGTCCTAGCACGGGTGGTCGTGGTCGTCCATCAGGTCAGGGTGAGCAGCGTCGTAGCGGTAGTGGTTATGGCAACGGCGGCAATGCTAACAGCAGCGGTTATGGCAATGGTGGAAATGGTGGGAACAGCAATGGTTATGCTAACAGCAGCAATGCTGGTGCCGGTAATCGTAGCGGCAATACCAGCGCAAATGGTAATAGCTGGGGTCAACCGGCTAACACGACTGGTGCTGCACCACGTCGTGACAGCGCTCCACGTCCTGCTGGTTCAGGTGGCGCACGTCGTGATGGTCAAGGTGCTGGTGGCGGTTTCAAGAGCGGTACCAGCGGTAACCGCAGTAACGGCAATCGTTCCTGGAGCTAA